A genomic region of Acipenser ruthenus chromosome 9, fAciRut3.2 maternal haplotype, whole genome shotgun sequence contains the following coding sequences:
- the LOC117973026 gene encoding C2 domain-containing protein 3-like isoform X4, whose protein sequence is MKNKKIKTSTLGSKKKKAASDVSPSTGLPPLVEGQLRCFLRVTVSKILWTIQKPPAAPRVRLKWWGELSDGTCFRPRDSSQKEQKGVKTTARFAIRCGPKQFTSYLADMGMLVLDVVTKPDHLPIGRVQVSGISQLSPTHSISGFFTVVSPTSEKLGELQVSLALEPLSETYDSSSSIPTTDMSIDTAMAALSKGASRENQLVVPPQPLRLSINSTSGRDSVGSSASNTPRGKDHLYFQENTRVPKDTSSSARPEDAVESLRPASPHHRLVQFSQETETHVLPANSQASKDLISVLLDRGSKLRNAMVVSALQSDLDAEPALKDIHLPLPNDTVRKPVSVSSMPSLGKLLENLLDPDPNLKPTQVNLLPLSEYQDQEYTLDTENRAIQLLLGSVNSSPLQHWDGTGSPPESLSGGSSIYEESELSDPHYDQSLLENLFYKAPKSDTSLSDFSSEDDEIKSAKGKQKISRGHAGHHPDRPKQSLQAPDSKNECSFPEGATLTSGKEPSSSIDLSVDRLTLLGRIHLARVIIETLKIPPDSTQTTPSKKAGKGKPPRPVSTRKCTYFVEYHFPVASSREEAGQVSMKTEVVRVASSKIIGGVVTFQQRFVFPLHFSGVMTEQWWNMDLEFKIYARKSTQKKPVPIGTARFPLRKVIQSELLSLSTELSVFRLDGEKQELGPLKVSFELAADNKDFSTARSQCAGFSKAPSYAVTSPGHKTVSLPDNESSQQLGTDGANASVPVKAHSKARNKTPQTMKELQRENGIQLNPPYCSAVRNLNRQFSALRAEEEDGVLLHVLLMVPEGKDFTTAAMQPCNLYLNCKLFGTDEATRSPVIWGQNQPTFNFTQVAPVTLASRLLERMKNNVMVIEVWKKVPSPAQDKLVGLAKLPLHQFYMSFRDPKISHLLLQAQYPVVGVDIYMPVIDVFTGSIQGRLRVLLAMGSGEQILALQRLKSEEGTSAPSVQRPTHFLDQMPNITSEINRRHGNSMREHIFEIKVERVKGLTPLQSTVWGEADCFIQYSFPAQDTESERNLDSQALESTVSLRPFRTTTTLCVPDPVFNDSQSHTLVVPADVPVQRLLLSACSSQGLAGGGGIQFEVWCRYYYPNVRDQVVARGILPLSKLCAMVTMQRQEHAGTQTFSLPLIPRTDSAEGHHPHPSGLLDVCVLYKHSVQAAESSRQGAGASCVVTVAVQVHRASGLQAAARAAAERDRSFQYHADVGVNTTVSMQLSFLPESEKRMTRVVARTFCPEFDHHTEFSCNLVIQRSSGETCSLAELLQAAEATFTLYHHGAKQASTSRTSEDTVLGTVKVQLADLLNKRTGITGWFAVNMPAERDSEALQNAGGGLEISISFAHHSDRERVVSAAEALGWHAGVNGECTQERDEDGDGAEWQAGERALSISVAAPRLWLPLRCLLLAGRRDLERSTYCYVRFKLYDRDPFCSSLRHPSLEDEDVTTVTFKEIRTVELRSSQPLLWYLREERLEVQVWVAFGKEKRPRPHDTDRLVGSAYVDLSTLAKKPLHKLCISGVYPLFKRSAPDLSGAAVRVHITLSPAHLTPAQEQLSAPEESYLEDVSDTEIREAESFAHAKDSHHQNVEIQQQRKTSGDCEGQDSQVENTFAVSITVERAMHLSLKGSPLIERTGVSPSCCVSYATADAASPVTTAVIENTDCPVWDHQQQTRLSKEILVDPQQTLVFKVWHKGDVERVIGFASVDLSPLLSGFQSVCGWYNITDFSGQCQGQIKVSITPLGTVHGLREERLATSENKAKESDVSFQGFPLSYRTTAMYNSFPTHVTRYPEQIIKSTSPDFLVSERPSNRHEEHVDNVRRFHQSLQQGDKSLEYAQSGEARSSRSALFTALRKNLGELDDIQRYFSQKLSTPSFPHVSDPNKSSRLSENGDYVQVPQSNSPSTEATQLLAKSSRLVCEVNNLFSGHHGKTQDLFLEKPQLVPEVSKDNVRLQDQVQFERDLTEATDVAYLDLVAGATNEEGISSPICFPTEYQNLSTRARNGQLIQDDVSSESDLAMDDATEQRDNNTSDACSEDEYEEAVIQPRALNDVTGMTDRTSPWSSIVSEPDMASVEQLDEVEPLGQERLEAQEVLRAEGSPLPDVLHDGHSSMPSGAQSQIRGECVWFDSHVSSRHTETALGGDEGEAPVQVDRDIAASSAITRLDFSLDSGNPSTADGLDNRPQDLHRESLCHERRLSSSSESFQRELSRNDAEEADEETTPVRLPDPEVLPNFFLPTQHLEASMRALRIAPVFPSSSSDTNKLARP, encoded by the exons ATGAAGAATAAGAAAATTAAGACCAGCACATTAGGAAGCAAGAAAAAGAAAG CTGCCAGCGATGTCTCCCCATCTACTGGTCTCCCGCCATTAGTAGAAGGCCAGCTGCGGTGCTTTCTAAGGGTGACAGTCAGTAAAATCTTATGGACGATCCAGAAACCCCCAGCTGCACCCCGTGTCAGACTGAAGTGGTGGGGTGAGTTGTCAGATGGGACCTGTTTCCGCCCCAGAGACAGCTCTCAGAAGGAGCAGAAAGGAGTTAAGACAACGGCACGCTTTGCTATTCGCTGCGGCCCGAAGCAGTTCACCTCCTACCTTGCAG ATATGGGTATGCTGGTGCTAGATGTGGTGACCAAACCGGACCATCTTCCTATTGGACGGGTACAAGTCAGTGGGATATCGCAGCTCTCTCCAACCCACTCCATCAGTGGGTTTTTCACAGTAGTGTCTCCAACGTCTGAGAAGCTTGGAGAATTACAG GTATCCCTTGCTCTTGAACCCTTGTCTGAAACATATGACAGTAGCAGTTCTATTCCAACCACTGATATGAGCATAGACACTGCAATGGCAGCGCTGTCAAAGGGTGCTTCTCGTGAAAACCAATTGGTGGTACCTCCTCAGCCACTTCGACTTTCTATTAACAGCACCAGTGGAAGGGATTCTGTGGGAAGCAGTGCATCAAATACCCCAAG AGGTAAAGACCACTTATACTTTCAAGAAAACACTAGAGTCCCAAAAGATACTTCTTCCAGTGCAAGACCTGAAGATGCAGTGGAGAGCTTGAGACCAGCCTCCCCCCACCACAGGCTTGTACAGTTTTCTCAAGAGACCGAAACTCATGTCTTACCAGCAAACAGCCAAGCATCCAAGGATCTCATCTCAG TGCTTTTGGATCGTGGCAGCAAACTCAGGAATGCTATGGTGGTTTCTGCTCTGCAGTCTGACCTGGATGCTGAACCTGCATTGAAGGACATTCACCTGCCTCTGCCAAATGATACTGTTAGGAAACCAGTATCTGT GTCCTCTATGCCTTCATTGGGCAAGCTGCTTGAGAATCTGCTTGACCCTGATCCAAATCTCAAACCCACGCAAGTTAACCTCTTGCCTTTGTCAGAATACCAAGACCAAGAATATACACTTGACACAGAGAACAGAGCAATTCAGCTGCTCCTGGGCAG TGTAAATTCTTCCCCGTTACAACACTGGGATGGAACCGGTTCCCCTCCTGAGTCCTTGTCTGGTGGCAGCAGTATCTATGAGGAAAGTGAACTGAGCGATCCGCATTATGACCAGAGCCTGCTGGAGAACCTGTTCTATAAGGCTCCT AAATCTGACACCAGCCTGAGTGATTTCAGTAGTGAAGATGATGAAATCAAATCTGCAAAAGGAAAACAGAAGATTTCAAGAGGTCACGCAGGACATCATCCAGACCGACCCAAACAGTCACTTCAGGCTCCTGATAGCAAAAATGAATG TTCATTCCCAGAAGGAGCCACATTGACCTCTGGAAAAGAGCCGTCCAGCTCCATTGACCTGAGTGTGGACAGACTGACACTGTTAGGTCGGATACACCTGGCCAGGGTTATAATTGAAACTCTGAAAATCCCCCCAGACAGCACCCAGACAACGCCAAGTAAAAAAGCTGGCAAAGGAAAACCACCAAGACCTGTTTCAACTAgaaaatg CACCTATTTTGTGGAGTACCACTTCCCTGTGGCATCTTCAAGAGAAGAGGCTGGTCAGGTGTCCATGAAAACTGAAGTTGTAAGGGTAGCCTCCAGCAAAATTATAGGAGGAG TTGTGACGTTTCAGCAGCGGTTTGTGTTCCCACTGCATTTCAGTGGTGTGATGACAGAGCAATGGTGGAACATGGACCTCGAATTTAAAATCTATGCTAGAAAAAGCACACAGAAGAAG CCTGTTCCAATTGGAACAGCTCGTTTCCCATTACGGAAAGTCATTCAGTCTGAACTCCTGAGTCTGTCTACTGAGCTGTCTGTCTTCAGGCTGGATGGAGAAAAACAGGAACTTGGGCCTTTAAAG GTTTCTTTTGAGCTGGCTGCAGACAACAAGGATTTCTCTACTGCCAGGTCCCAATGTGCAGGATTTTCTAAAGCCCCTTCATATGCTGTTACCAGTCCTGGACACAAGACCGTATCTCTTCCTGATAACGAGAGTAGTCAACAGCTGGGCACTGATGGTGCCAATGCCTCTGTCCCTGTCAAAGCACACAGCAAGGCCAGAAACAAGACCCCTCAAACCATGAAGGAATTGCAGAGAGAAAATGGGATTCAGCTGAACCCACCTTACTGTTCAGCAGTACGGAATTTAAATAGACAGTTCAGTGCACTGCGTGCAGAAGAGGAGGATGGAGTCTTGCTGCATGTTTTGTTGATGGTACCAGAGGGAAAGGATTTTACCACAGCAGCAATGCAGCCATGCAAtttgtatttaaactgcaaaCTGTTTGGTACAGATGAAGCAACAAGGTCTCCTGTCATTTGGGGACAAAATCAGCCAACATTTAACTTCACACAA GTGGCTCCTGTGACGCTGGCCTCCAGACTGCTGGAGAGAATGAAGAACAATGTGATGGTGATCGAGGTGTGGAAGAAAGTGCCAAGTCCAGCACAGGACAAGCTGGTGGGACTAGCGAAACTCCCACTGCACCAATTCTACATGTCATTTAG GGACCCCAAGATTTCTCACCTGCTGCTGCAGGCTCAGTATCCAGTGGTGGGAGTGGACATCTACATGCCGGTCATTGATGTGTTTACAGGCAGCATCCAAGGCCGCCTACGGGTCCTTCTAGCTATGGGTTCAGGAGAACAGATTCTAGCACTGCAACGTTTAAAAAGTGAAGAAGGGACTTCAGCTCCTAGCGTTCAAAGGCCAACACACTTTCTGGATCAAATGCCAAATATAACATCTGag ATAAACAGAAGGCATGGAAACTCAATGAGAGAACACATATTTGAGATCAAAGTTGAACGTGTAAAAGGACTGACTCCATTACAGTCCACTGTCTGGGGAGAAGCGGACTGCTTTATACAGTATAGTTTCCCAGCCCAGGACACAGAATCTGAGAGGAACTTGGACTCCCAGGCGCTAGAAAGCA CAGTGAGTTTGAGGCCATTCCGTACTACCACCACTCTGTGTGTCCCGGACCCTGTTTTCAATGACAGTCAGAGCCACACTCTCGTCGTACCAGCTGATGTTCCAGTACAGCGATTGCTGCTCAGCGCTTGCTCAAGCCAAGGGTTAGCAGGCGGTGGAGGCATTCAGTTTGAAGTGTGGTGCAG GTATTATTACCCAAATGTCCGAGACCAGGTAGTGGCCCGAGGTATCCTTCCCCTGTCCAAGCTGTGTGCCATGGTGACCATGCAGCGGCAGGAACACGCTGGCACACAGACCTTCAGCCTCCCTCTGATCCCCAGAACAGACAGCGCAGAGGGGCACCACCCGCATCCTTCAG GTTTGCTTGATGTGTGTGTGCTGTACAAGCACTCAGTGCAGGCAGCTGAAAGCTCCAGACAGGGAGCTGGAGCATCATGTGTCGTGACTGTTGCAGTCCAGGTTCACCGAGCATCAGGCCTGCAGGCTGCAGCAAG AGCTGCCGCAGAGAGGGACCGCTCGTTCCAATACCACGCAGATGTAGGTGTGAACACCACCGTCAGCATGCAGCTTTCTTTCCTCCCAGAGAGTGAAAAGAGAATGACGCGAGTTGTCGCCCGCACCTTCTGCCCTGAGTTTGATCATCACACAGAGTTTTCTTGTAATCTAGTGATCCAGAGATCCAGTGGGGAGACCTGTAGCCTGGCTGAGTTGTTACAGGCTGCAGAAGCTACATTTACTCTCTACCACCATGGTGCTAAACAAG CCTCTACCAGTAGAACATCAGAGGACACTGTACTGGGAACCGTCAAAGTACAGTTGGCAGATTTGCTGAATAAAAGGACAG GAATCACTGGCTGGTTTGCAGTAAATATGCCAGCGGAGCGTGATTCAGAGGCTTTACAGAACGCTGGTGGTGGATTGGAGATCTCGATCAGCTTTGCTCACCATTCTGACAGGGAGAGGGTTGTAAGTGCTGCAGAAGCCTTGGGCTGGCATGCTGGTGTGAATGGAGAATGTACACAGGAGCGTGATGAGGATGGAGACGGAGCTGAATGGCAGGCCGGGGAGCGGGCTTTGTCGATCTCTGTTGCTGCTCCTCGATTGTGGCTCCCTCTGCGCTGCCTGCTGCTTGCAGGAAGGAGAGATCTGGAGAGGTCCACCTATTGTTATGTTAGGTTCAAACTGTACGACAGAGACCCTTTTTGCTCCTCTCTCCGGCACCCGTCCTTAGAGGATGAAGACGTCACCACTGTGACTTTCAAAGAGATCAGGACTGTAGAGCTGAGGAGCAGCCAGCCCCTGCTTTGGTACCTGAGAGAGGAAAGGCTGGAGGTACAGGTTTGGGTCGCTTTCGGAAAAGAGAAGAGGCCGAGACCTCATGATACTGATCGACTAGTCGGTTCGGCTTATGTGGACCTTTCCACATTGGCAAAGAAGCCTCTACACAAGCTATGCATCAGTG GAGTGTACCCCCTTTTTAAACGCAGTGCCCCTGATTTGTCTGGGGCTGCTGTCAGAGTCCACATCACGCTCTCCCCAGCTCACCTGACACCTGCTCAAGAGCAGCTTTCGGCTCCTGAAGAAAGTTACCTTGAGGATGTTAGTGATACTGAAATTAGGGAAGCAGAAAGTTTTGCACATGCCAAGGACTCTCACCATCAAAATGTAGAAATCCAGCAACAGAGAAAAACTTCAGGAGATTGCGAAGGCCAAGATTCACAAGTCGAAAACACATTCGCAGTGAGCATCACTGTGGAAAGAGCTATGCATCTTAGCCTCAAAG GCAGCCCCCTGATAGAACGCACTGGAGTAAGCCCAAGCTGCTGTGTCTCTTACGCCACCGCAGATGCAGCCAGTCCAGTGACAACAGCTGTAATTGAGAACACAGACTGTCCTGTCTGGGACCACCAGCAGCAGACACG GCTTTCCAAGGAGATTTTAGTAGATCCACAACAGACACTGGTCTTCAAAGTTTGGCATAAAGGAG ATGTTGAGCGAGTAATCGGATTCGCTTCTGTGGACCTCTCTCCCCTGCTGTCGGGTTTTCAGTCTGTGTGTGGGTGGTACAACATCACGGACTTCAGTGGGCAATGTCAAGGACAGATCAAAGTGTCCATCACTCCCCTAGGGACGGTTCATGGCCTCCGAGAGGAGAGACTGGCAACCAGCGAGAACAAAGCAAAGGAATCTGAT GTTTCTTTTCAAGGATTCCCGCTGTCATATAGGACTACTGCCATGTACAATTCTTTTCCCACTCATGTCACCAGATATCCAGAACAAATCATTAAGTCAACCAGTCCTGACTTTTTGGTCTCTGAAAg ACCCTCCAATCGGCATGAGGAGCACGTGGACAATGTGCGCCGATTCCACCAGTCTTTACAGCAAGGGGACAAAAGCTTGGAATATGCTCAGAGCGGTGAAGCACGCTCCTCTCGTTCTGCACTTTTCACAGCTCTTAG AAAAAATCTTGGTGAACTGGATGATATTCAGAGATATTTCAGTCAGAAGCTGTCCACCCCTTCGTTTCCACATGTTTCTGACCCTAATAAATCGTCACGACTTTCTGAAAATGGAGACTACGTTCAAGTACCTCAAAGCAACTCTCCCAGCACTGAAGCCACACAGCTTCTGGCAAAGTCAAGCAGGCTGGTCTGTGAAGTAAACAACCTGTTTAGCG GTCATCATGGAAAAACTCAAGATTTGTTTCTTGAGAAGCCTCAACTTGTGCCTGAAGTCAGCAAAGACAACGTAAGGCTCCAGGATCAAGTCCAGTTTGAAAGAGATTTAACTGAGGCAACAGATGTAGCATATCTAGATCTAGTAGCTGGTGCCACAAATGAGGAAGGAATCTCTTCTCCTATCTGTTTCCCAACAGAATATCAAAACTTAAGCACAAGGGCTCGCAATGGGCAATTAATTCAGGATGATGTCAGTTCTGAGAGTGATCTGGCCATGGACGATGCTACTGAACAACGAGATAATAATACCAGTGACGCCTGCTCTGAGGATGAATATGAAGAGGCTGTAATCCAACCAAGAGCCCTAAACGATGTGACTGGAATGACTGATAGAACCAGTCCGTGGTCCAGCATCGTGTCAGAACCTGATATGGCTTCTGTAGAGCAGCTGGATGAAGTGGAACCACTGGGGCAGGAAAGGTTAGAAGCACAAGAAGTCTTGAGAGCTGAGGGCAGTCCGTTACCAGATGTCCTGCATGATGGCCATTCCAGCATGCCTAGTGGTGCACAGTCGCAGATTAGGGGGGAATGCGTTTGGTTTGACAGCCATGTCTCAAGCAGGCACACAGAGACGGCTttgggaggagatgaaggggaagCTCCGGTTCAGGTGGATCGGGATATTGCAGCATCCTCAGCCATTACCAGATTAGATTTCTCACTGGATTCAGGAAACCCAAGCACAGCGGATGGACTTGATAACAGACCGCAAGATCTACACAGAGAGAGTCTCTGTCATGAAAGAAGATTGTCTAGCTCTTCTGAATCATTTCAGCGTGAGTTGAGCAGGAATGATGCTGAGGAAGCTGATGAGGAGACCACTCCAGTCAGATT ACCTGATCCTGAGGTTCTTCCTAATTTTTTCCTACCAACTCAACATCTGGAAGCATCCATGAGAGCCCTCCGCATAGCCCCTGTCTTCCCCTCgtccagttcagatact AACAAGCTGGCGAGGCCttga